CCGCCACCGGCAACAACATATACCAGGCTATGTGAAACTGATCTTGTAAAGTATTGCGCAGGGTTAGCAGCTCGGTTTCGGTGACGTCACTCTCAGCACCTAACGCTAAAATCGAAAATAAAATTAAACTGATGACAAAGCTGGGGATGGTCGTCCACATCAAATTTTGTATATGGGGGAATAACTCACTGCCCGCCACGGAAGGTGCTAAGTTGGTAGTGTCCGATAAGGGCGACAGCTTGTCACCCAAGTAGGCACCCGAAATAATGGCGCCGGCGGTAATCTCTACCGACAAACCCATGCCCTGCGCCACACCGATTAGGCCTATGCCTATAGTGCCCGCTACCGTCCACGAGCTACCTATGCTCAAGGCCACAATGGCACAGATTAAACAGGCCGCTGGGTAAAATACCGCGGGCGACAATAGCGCCAAGCCGTAGCTAATCATGGCCGGTACGGTGCCCGCTAAAATCCACGTACCTATTAACATACCCACGGCTAGTAAGATTAATACCGCCACCATGGCCATCATAATGCTGTCGACTATGCCATCTTGTATGGACTGCCAACTGAGGCCATTTTTTAAACCCACAATGCTGGCTATGCCCGCCGCCATGATTAAGGCAATTTGATTAGCGCCATAGGAAGAGTCGCTACCAAACAAATACACCGAAGTAGACAACATCACTATCAAACAGGCTACGGGTATAGCAGCATCAACCAAGGTGGGATTTTTTACGGCTTGCTGTGTCATCGTTACGGGCCTTTTTTTATTGCTATGGCGATGATAATTAGGCGTCTATTTCTTCAAAGAGTTTGTAGTGGGTTTCTGCCATGCCCACCTGCTTATAGGTTTGCTGGGCTATGTGGTTATCTTGCTCT
Above is a window of Dasania marina DSM 21967 DNA encoding:
- the nhaC gene encoding Na+/H+ antiporter NhaC; translation: MTQQAVKNPTLVDAAIPVACLIVMLSTSVYLFGSDSSYGANQIALIMAAGIASIVGLKNGLSWQSIQDGIVDSIMMAMVAVLILLAVGMLIGTWILAGTVPAMISYGLALLSPAVFYPAACLICAIVALSIGSSWTVAGTIGIGLIGVAQGMGLSVEITAGAIISGAYLGDKLSPLSDTTNLAPSVAGSELFPHIQNLMWTTIPSFVISLILFSILALGAESDVTETELLTLRNTLQDQFHIAWYMLLPVAVLLALAFKKVPAIPTIVIGGLTGVLFALLFQGEAVLRLADMATGGVLPMLKGVWMACFNGYVSNTGNEMIDGLLTRGGMSSMLNTIWLIVSAMTFGGVMEKTGLLNRLVAMMVASAHSSGGLIRSLIFTCIGTNIVTGDQYISIVLPGRMFQKEFKKRGLHALNLSRNLEDSGTVTSVLIPWNTCGAFMAATLGVATGAYFWFAFFNLINPLIALLYSYINFKILPLDENSQTSTAKS